From one Rosa rugosa chromosome 4, drRosRugo1.1, whole genome shotgun sequence genomic stretch:
- the LOC133707148 gene encoding disease resistance protein RUN1-like isoform X4 has translation MAAMTTHEAFSSPSSRRWRYDVFLSFRGIDTRNNFTGHLYERLKEAGIKAFIDDSELGRGKAITEELIKAIEASKISVVVFSRRYGDSRWCLEELVEIMGCRKRLGQTVLPIFYDVDPTDVRKQTGTFGEAFDQKHQDKDPTKVKSWRHALTEAANLSGWDLRNTADGNEPKFIKMIVENIIGELPSTCLLSVARHPVGLNARLKYLTHHLRVESRDDICMIGILGMGGVGKTTLAKAIYNKFYNDFQGKVSFLENVRETAKQQKGLVGLQNQLLADTLKPTKPEVGSVARGKEIIKQSLQCIRVLIVLDDIDEENQLDALAGNCDWFGPGSRIVIISRDAHMLKRVTKDSLYLIQPMHKEEALELFSWHAFGSSYPKKGYHELSESVVTCCGCLPLALEVIGSFLFGKDETEWKCELEKLKRIPDDKIMQKLRVSYDGLSYSHRERDIFLDIACFFVGMDLNYVTQILDGCDFIAARGIRVLLDRCLITRSDENKLMMHDCLRDMGREIVRENFLDEPEKRSRLWHPKDVEEVLTETSATEKIEGLSTLNLVNSEVQKSFSTEAFTNMKRLRLLQLDYVNLTGDYKNLTKKKLRWLCWHGFPLVVIPREFDLQSLVILDLRYSKLTQVWNDHPQYFLEKLKILNLSHSHDLMQSPDFSRLPNLEQLILKDCKSLCEVHQSIGDLQRLSLVDLEDCKMLKCLPMSFHKLKSTLKDLNISGTNLAGSFLEMVSSRPSAADEIAIRPSFYELRELNLAYCNLTDDSIFVNFGGLNLDTLNLDGNGFRSLKNLSGLKVEMLCLSNCKNLRSITDLPTTLIDLYLHGCTSLEMAWLTGYRFW, from the exons ATGGCTGCCATGACAACTCATGAAGCCTTCTCATCGCCATCCTCAAGACGCTGGAGGTACGATGTGTTCTTGAGCTTTAGAGGTATAGACACTCGCAACAACTTCACTGGCCACCTCTACGAAAGATTGAAAGAGGCCGGAATCAAGGCCTTCATCGATGATAGCGAGCTAGGGAGGGGGAAAGCTATAACAGAGGAACTGATAAAAGCAATTGAAGCCTCTAAGATCTCGGTGGTCGTATTTTCAAGAAGATATGGAGATTCTAGATGGTGTCTCGAGGAGCTGGTGGAGATCATGGGGTGCAGAAAAAGACTGGGGCAAACGGTCTTGCCAATATTTTACGATGTTGATCCTACGGATGTCAGGAAACAGACAGGTACTTTTGGAGAGGCATTTGATCAGAAGCATCAAGATAAAGATCCAACAAAGGTAAAGAGTTGGAGACATGCCCTTACAGAAGCTGCAAATTTATCAGGATGGGATCTTAGAAACACTGCTGATGG GAATGAACCGAAGtttatcaaaatgattgttgaAAATATTATTGGAGAGCTTCCTAGCACATGTCTGTTATCCGTAGCCCGTCATCCAGTTGGATTGAATGCTCGTTTGAAATATTTGACTCATCATTTACGTGTTGAATCAAGAGATGATATCTGCATGATAGGAATACTGGGGATGGGTGGAGTAGGCAAAACAACACTTGCCAAGGCCATTTATAACAAATTTTATAATGACTTTCAAGGTAAAGTTAGCTTCCTTGAAAATGTGAGAGAAACAGCAAAGCAACAGAAGGGTCTGGTTGGTTTGCAGAATCAACTTCTTGCTGATACCTTGAAACCAACCAAGCCAGAGGTAGGCAGTGTTGCTAGAGGGAAGGAAATTATAAAACAAAGCCTTCAATGCATAAGAGTTCTTATTGTACTAGATGATATTGATGAAGAGAATCAACTGGATGCATTAGCCGGAAACTGTGATTGGTTTGGTCCTGGAAGTAGAATTGTCATAATATCAAGAGATGCACACATGCTAAAGCGAGTGACAAAAGATTCATTATATCTTATTCAGCCAATGCACAAAGAAGAAGCTCTTGAGCTCTTCAGTTGGCATGCCTTTGGAAGTAGTTATCCTAAGAAAGGATATCATGAACTCTCAGAAAGTGTAGTTACTTGCTGTGGATGTTTGCCCCTGGCTCTTGAAGTTATAGGTTCTTTTCTATTTGGTAAAGATGAAACAGAGTGGAAATGCgaattggaaaaattgaaaagaattcCCGATGACAAAATTATGCAAAAGCTCAGAGTAAGCTATGACGGACTCAGTTATAGTCATAGAGAGAGGGATATATTCCTTGATATAGCCTGTTTCTTTGTCGGAATGGACCTCAACTACGTCACACAAATATTAGATGGTTGTGACTTCATTGCAGCAAGAGGAATCAGAGTCCTCCTTGATCGGTGCCTTATAACTCGTAGTGATGAGAACAAGCTGATGATGCATGATTGCCTTCGGGACATGGGAAGAGAAATCGTCCGTGAAAATTTCCTTGATGAGCCTGAAAAGCGCAGTAGATTGTGGCATCCCAAAGATGTAGAAGAAGTATTGACAGAAACCTCA GCTACTGAAAAAATTGAAGGACTGAGTACTCTAAATTTGGTAAATTCTGAAGTACAGAAGAGTTTCAGTACAGAGGCATTTACAAACATGAAAAGATTGAGATTACTTCAACTTGACTATGTCAATCTCACAGGAGACTACAAAAATCTTACTAAGAAAAAGCTAAGATGGCTTTGCTGGCATGGATTCCCTCTAGTGGTCATACCAAGAGAATTTGATCTACAAAGCCTAGTTATTTTGGACCTACGCTATAGCAAGCTGACGCAAGTTTGGAATGACCACCCTCAG TACTTTCTTGAGAAGTTGAAGATTCTCAATCTCAGTCATTCACATGATCTAATGCAATCACCAGACTTTTCAAGGCTACCAAATCTTGAGCAATTGATCCTCAAAGACTGCAAGAGTTTATGTGAGGTTCATCAGTCTATTGGTGATCTTCAACGACTTTCTTTGGTAGATCTTGAAGATTGCAAAATGCTCAAGTGTCTCCCAATGAGTTTTCATAAACTGAAATCTACTCTTAAAGATCTTAATATTTCTGGAACAAACTTGGCTGGGAGCTTTTTGGAGATGGTTTCATCAAGACCTTCTGCTGCAGATGAGATTGCTATCAGACCATCATTTTATGAGTTAAGAGAATTAAATCTTGCCTACTGCAATTTAACTGATGATTCAATCTTTGTAAATTTTGGGGGCTTAAATTTAGATACCTTAAATCTTGACGGGAATGGTTTCCGTAGCCTTAAAAACCTCAGTGGCCTCAAGGTTGAAATGCTGTGTTTGAGTAACTGCAAAAACCTTCGTTCAATCACAGATTTACCGACAACTTTGATCGACTTATATCTGCATGGCTGCACTTCATTGGAGATG GCTTGGTTGACTGGGTACAGGTTTTGGTAG